GGTGCCCATCTGGCGAACTGAATTCGGAGCATTCGTGCATTTGCAGATAATTAAACCCTACTTATTATACACTAATGTGCAATGTAATGGCTTTCCATGAGATGATTAATGCATTGGACGCGTAGCCATGGATGATGGGAGTTGAAGAGCGCACCTTGCTGGGGATCCTCCGCCGGTAGAAGGCGGAGGTCTCCGGCGGCTCGGAGCCGTTGAACGCCGGGTCGGTGTGGACGTAGACGGAGTagcggccgcggtggccggcgaAGAACTTGTCCCACAGCGGCGCCATGGGCAGGTCCCAGCGCGTGAGGAACAGGAACGCCACCTTgggggccgcgccgcgcggcacCTTCCTCGGCGCGGTCGCCGCCAGGGCCATCAgctcctcgtcgtcggccgcggcgccggcgacgctgaTGCCACTGTCACCGCCGCGGGAGGCGCCAACAGTCGGCGTCGGTGGTGGAGGGGCGGCAGCGCTATTACCAACGCCCGCCGTGCCCACCGGCGGTGGCTCGGACGACCGAGGCCGGATCATCGCCGGTAATACCGGCGGCTCTTGtttcggcggcggtggtgcgcgcgccgccgcgtgcggctgctgccgctgccggtcCTGGACGGCGttcgcggtggcggcggagggcggcaaGAGAAGCCCGTGGAGCGACGCCGCCgtgtaggaggaggaggagcccatgAGGAGGGACACGGTGACCGCGACGCCGAGCACGAAGCCGAGGGCGGCGAAGAGCAGGAGCTTGGTCCTGACGGggcacgacgcggcggcggcggcggccatgcccGCCACCACCATGGGCAGCTcttgcggctgctgctgcttaaGATTCTTGGTGCTCATGGCTAgtcgcgccgcgccggccggtctCGCTTGCTTGGGGCCCTGTGCCGCTAGGCAAGGCAAGGCATTGAAGGGCCAGACAGACAGGGTAACCGGTGAGGGCGGCAACTGGGTGGGGGCCGGAGCTTGACGACGACGGGGAGTTTATATATATGTAGGGCGCACGTGACAATCAATCCGCAGGGACACGTAATGATCGGGACCACGTTGGGATTGAAGAAGCTTccgtggagggagggaggggaataGGGGATGGACTTGAAAGGTCTCCTGTTGATTGGATTCGTCGTCTGGTCGCCGGTCTCCGAAAGCGGGCTTTGCGAGAACGGCGGGCCCTTGAATTCCTTCCTCCAAGCTGTGCTATTCGTCGGTCCTGCTCCAGGTCCACACGGTATAGGCAGAGTTGCAGGTATAGGCCGGCGGCTTTGCGAGGACACAGCAGACTAAACATGATCTtaagagcaagtttaataacgcagctagcaagcgggctGTAAGGTTTCTCTCAGCTTTTTCCTAGCCCACTCATACAATGgttagctcttcaccattaatacatggtccacaagtcattctcacaaagtttcttggttcctgtgcccaagtcggctgtaagcttataacccgcttctcctctctcacctcttctctctcctccatgtcagcattcagccagcttacagccccttattatacttgctGTGCTGAAGTTTAGCCACCTTAGCCCCATTTTAATCCCTGGGAGTCAAACAAGGTgcgggtgctaaactttaaccccctTTACTTTAGCCCCCTCCAGGGGTGCTGAAAGAGGTTAAATGGTGCTAAAAGTGATCGTCCTGCACCCCTTTCCCTCATTGTCCTCCCGCACCCGCACTACCTGCCCTCTTTCTTCTCCGCGCCGCCATCCTTCATCCCCTCCCCACACCGCCTGCCCCTTCCTCGTCGCGATCGCCGTCACGcatctctcttcctcctcggcctcccgctcctccgccgccgccatagcCACTGCGCCTCCGCGCGTTCACCTCCTCCCGCGCCCCTCCGCCTGCGGCGCACCATCCCCATCCCCACCctctgctcctgctccgcctccacccGTCGCCTGCGCCTCGTGCTGGCGcagccacggccgccgcggcctctgTCGCCAGCTCTGCGCCTTGGCCTCAACCAGCTTCGCAGGGACagcggtggtggcagcggggAAGCCAAGgcagacggcgacgaggagggggaGATGCGGAGGAAGAGGTGGCAGCGGGGAGCTCGTTGGGGCACAGGGTGGACCCGCGGGAGCTGGGGCACAACCTGTATGGCCAAGTCCTCATCCACTTGCCATTACGCATTATACTGCTTCTCTGCTTCGCAACACTTCAATTTGTACTCCAATTGAAAATGCTAGTTGGTATTAGTAACCAAAATTTCGAACTGCCACTTTTGGGATGTCAGTGACTTTGCAATTTCCATTGGTGGCAACGAATACATTCATGATATGTTATGACCTACAAACCATTATCTCGATCTCTACTGGAAATTAAAAATTCACGTTAACCATTTATCCAGATTGATGTCCTTTTCAGGCCTCATGAGAAGAAGAGACCGCGGTATTTGAGCAACCTGAATTATCCTTCTACCTGGGAGAAGCGGAGGCTCAAAGGGAAGCTTGCTGTTCAGAAGATGGTTGTCAACCTGATGGAGTTGTATTTGCAAAGGATGAGGCAGAGCAGACCTCCGTACCCAAAGCCTGTGGCAATGGAAGAGTTTGCTGCTGAATTTCCTTATGAACCTACTCCAGATCAATGTCAGGTCTACTTGAATCAAATGCAATTGTTTGTTCTTCTACTTTAGATCCTGTTCAACATGGCATgatattttcataaataaaaGATACAACCTGTGCGTGGAAAGGAGGGAAAGGAGTTAGGTGATAAAGTATAGCCTAGTATCCAAGTAGCCCGaggggactaaactttagccctccatttgaggggggctaaagtttagcacagggtatccaaacaggatctaattataaaatcaattgcacagatggaggctaattcgcgagatgaaacTATTAAGCTCCATTTATACagttggttttataattagtctatatttaatactcttaggCCCTGCTTGGAAGgaaggggctaaactttagccccctcaaatggagtgctaaactttagccctttgaGGTGTTTTGgtgaggggctaaactttagcacatgtatTGACAAAGACTCATTTACCCCTACTTTCTCTCATCTCCTTTATCCCTTCTCTACTTCTTCCTTCTCAACTTCTTCGTGCTCCTCATCCCCAACTCCTCCGCCACTCCTACTGGCAAAGTGCGGCTCCCTAGCACCCAATGTACTCCCTGTGGTTGCCGCGATGCCGTCACCAAGCTCGCGGACGCTGACCCGGACGCCACCGCCAAGCTCCACTTCCTCGCGTCACGCTCCAAGACCGAGGATGGGGAGCGAGGATCCGGCCGGTCGCCTCGGATCCGCAGTCGCGTTCGCCGGGAAGAATGGCCTATCGGAGTATCTCATGTAGCAGCCAGCGTCGACGGTGCTTCCATCGGAGTTGGGCGGGCACCCATCGATGTTCCCTACCACCACCTTGAGGCATTGCGCCGCCGTGTACACGCCGTTGCAGAGCTGCGTGTTGCCCGGGaggcgcgcggtggcggcgtcaAAGCAGGCGATGCAGTCGGGGCCCGCAACGTATGGGCGGCACTGCGCCATGGCGAACACCGGGGCAGCAGTGCGTGGCTTCGCGGTGGAGAGGTGAAGCTAGAAATCGTAGAGCTCCTCCTTGCGGAGGTGAAGCGGGCAGCGCCGGAGGTAGAGGAGCCGAGGCCTATCTGGTGAGgtggcgggcacggcggcggggtcagCGGAGGCCGcggggcgggcggaggcggcgaggattTTTTGCGGGAGGcgcgtggaggagagagaggaggggacaAGGGGGGAAATTGGTTCGgagggaccacttttagcctcctttagtccattttatattagcaccccttggagggACTAATGGATTTTGATCCCCTGTTTTAGCCCTCCTATTTAGGAGGAAGTTAGGGACTAAAATCCGGCTAAAATAGCCCCCTcctaaacacccccttaattagtatctaaacattcgatgtgacatggactaaattttagtccgtaGAACCAAACAACCCAACTAGTTGAACAAGAGTTGCTGACAGGGCGTTTTAAAAGTCCATTCCTTTTCAAATGGATGAGATTTAGTTCGATTTCGTATCTATGATTGAGCGTTACAAACTCAAGATAGATTCATATATAATCTCTTCACCGAATTAAAAACACGGCGATATTCGAAGCACAGAGTATGACAAGGGGTTTTAACCTGCTACCTGATTTCTTACAATAGTTTTTAAATACATTACATTTCTGTTGCAGCTTATCAATATGAGATTCCAAAACTGCAATGGAATATTGGACCCTAACCATGCATGTACCTCTCGGTCTTTGTTGATCATGCAGGCCTGTTGTTTTTTATAATACAAGGACAAATGTAACCTCCAAACGAATATAACTGCACAAGAGTGTTCACATGATGGCGGCTGTTGATCCCGCGATGATGGCGGCCGCCGTAGCCATCCTGGCCGCGGTGGTCGACGCGCTCCCAGCTCTGCGCCGCCTCTTCGCCTTCAGCG
The genomic region above belongs to Setaria italica strain Yugu1 chromosome VI, Setaria_italica_v2.0, whole genome shotgun sequence and contains:
- the LOC101756391 gene encoding uncharacterized protein LOC101756391 produces the protein MSTKNLKQQQPQELPMVVAGMAAAAAASCPVRTKLLLFAALGFVLGVAVTVSLLMGSSSSYTAASLHGLLLPPSAATANAVQDRQRQQPHAAARAPPPPKQEPPVLPAMIRPRSSEPPPVGTAGVGNSAAAPPPPTPTVGASRGGDSGISVAGAAADDEELMALAATAPRKVPRGAAPKVAFLFLTRWDLPMAPLWDKFFAGHRGRYSVYVHTDPAFNGSEPPETSAFYRRRIPSKEVKWGEVSMVEAERRLLAHALLDDPSNARFVLLSESHVPLFDFPTVHSYLINSTKVFLESYDQPGATGRGRYSRRMSPVVAAAQWRKGSQWFELDRGLAADVVADRVFFPVFRRYCKRSCYADEHYLPTFLNVRRPSAGANRSLTWVDWSRGGPHPARFTRMEVTVDFLRWLRGGAGSTCEYNGRTTDVCFLFARKFLPNSLTRFLRFAPKVMGFG